The nucleotide window AACTTATCTATACCGATTCCCTTTTCAGCGCTTATTTCGTGCCATTCGTTTCCTTCACTTAAAAGAAAATCTACAATCTTTTTATAATATTCTTCATATTTCTCATCAATCTTATTAATTACAGGTATGACAATCTTTTTTAATAATTTCACCTCCCTAAATAATTCTATTTGACCTTCTACAGATAGAACTGAGGAAATCGAGGAATCAAACATGAATACGATTATGCCATTTAAGTTTCTTATCGCGTTAGTAGCCTTTCTCTCTATTCTATTTCTCTCAGCTTCTGGCCTATCCAAAATGCCTGGCGTATCAATAACCTGAATACGAAAGTCGTCTAAAATTACATGACCTACATGAACTTCTTTTGTAGTAAAGGGATAACTGGCAATTTCTGGTTTAGCTGTAGAGATTTTCGAAACTAAAGTGGATTTGCCTACGTTTGGAGGGCCAGCTACTACGATAGTCGGCAATGTTGGATCTATACCTTGGATTTTCTTT belongs to Saccharolobus solfataricus and includes:
- a CDS encoding NOG1 family protein, with protein sequence MLNPFEKLQIPPKANQTIDTMLKRLPKIGGTTVRDREIRRLKEYYERIKKYYDFVEQFPKIDELHPFYLEATRIMTDINKLRICLSVTKKTSVISMKILKKYINQIRKSPENESNRIMRQAFGRVSSVLRKSSECIDRVIDVAKELKKIQGIDPTLPTIVVAGPPNVGKSTLVSKISTAKPEIASYPFTTKEVHVGHVILDDFRIQVIDTPGILDRPEAERNRIERKATNAIRNLNGIIVFMFDSSISSVLSVEGQIELFREVKLLKKIVIPVINKIDEKYEEYYKKIVDFLLSEGNEWHEISAEKGIGIDKLKEELFNLVKSSGTNEVSRD